The following coding sequences lie in one Deltaproteobacteria bacterium genomic window:
- a CDS encoding PAS domain S-box protein produces the protein MRLEFKETPMKQALGESDNIYKSIWDSSLTGIYVVQDGKFKALNSIALSYTGYSLEELIGKKSDRLIFPEDEEQVKINARAMLSGKRSSPYEFRIITKQKKIRWVMETVTSTLFKGKSAILGNSMDITERKTFEERLQESESLYRVIFETTGTATFIVEDDMTISLINSEFEKLTGYRKGDWEGKKKWTEFVVKEQLPRMKKFHRLRRIDPNAAPRNYEYSLIDSQGRIKIVFNTIAMIPGTKKSVSSLTDITAWKEAEKGLKKREEELQIKSHNLQELNTALRVLLKQREDDRLEFEEKVLSNVKEFVLPHVEKIKKGKMAAKELAYVGILESNLKEILSPFSRKLSSKYRQLTPREIQIADFIKEGKTSKEMADILNLSKSAIDIHRYRLRNKLGLNNKKINLRSHLITFV, from the coding sequence ATGAGGTTAGAATTTAAAGAGACCCCCATGAAGCAGGCCCTGGGCGAAAGCGACAATATTTATAAATCGATTTGGGATAGTTCCCTGACCGGCATTTATGTGGTCCAGGACGGGAAATTTAAGGCCTTAAATTCCATTGCCTTATCCTATACGGGTTATAGCCTTGAAGAACTGATCGGGAAAAAATCGGACCGTCTTATTTTTCCTGAAGACGAAGAACAGGTAAAAATAAATGCCCGGGCCATGCTTTCCGGAAAACGTTCCTCTCCTTACGAGTTCAGGATCATTACCAAGCAAAAAAAAATTCGCTGGGTTATGGAAACCGTCACCTCCACGTTGTTTAAAGGGAAATCGGCCATCTTAGGCAATTCCATGGATATCACCGAACGTAAAACGTTCGAAGAAAGATTGCAGGAATCCGAAAGCCTGTATCGGGTCATCTTTGAAACCACCGGGACCGCCACCTTTATTGTTGAAGATGATATGACCATATCCCTGATCAATTCGGAATTTGAAAAATTAACCGGCTATCGGAAAGGCGATTGGGAAGGTAAAAAGAAATGGACGGAATTCGTGGTCAAAGAACAGCTTCCCAGGATGAAAAAATTTCATCGTTTGAGACGCATTGATCCCAATGCAGCCCCCAGGAATTACGAATACAGTTTGATCGACAGCCAGGGAAGAATAAAAATTGTTTTCAACACCATTGCCATGATCCCCGGAACCAAAAAGAGCGTTTCTTCTTTAACCGATATCACCGCCTGGAAAGAAGCCGAAAAAGGATTGAAAAAAAGAGAAGAGGAATTGCAGATCAAATCCCATAATCTTCAGGAATTAAATACGGCTTTGCGGGTATTATTGAAACAAAGGGAGGACGACCGGCTGGAGTTCGAAGAAAAAGTACTTTCCAATGTAAAAGAATTTGTCTTACCCCATGTCGAGAAAATCAAAAAAGGCAAAATGGCCGCTAAGGAGTTGGCCTATGTCGGTATTCTGGAATCCAACCTCAAAGAGATCCTCTCCCCCTTTTCCCGCAAACTCTCCTCAAAATACCGGCAGCTTACCCCGAGGGAAATTCAAATAGCCGATTTTATAAAAGAAGGTAAAACCAGTAAAGAAATGGCCGATATCCTGAATTTATCCAAGAGCGCCATCGATATTCACCGGTATCGGTTAAGAAATAAACTCGGACTGAATAATAAAAAAATTAATCTGAGATCCCACCTGATTACGTTCGTATAA